Proteins encoded in a region of the Neodiprion virginianus isolate iyNeoVirg1 chromosome 2, iyNeoVirg1.1, whole genome shotgun sequence genome:
- the LOC124297024 gene encoding centrosomal protein 20: MATEKDLINAVRDSLEADGKLGSMKAEMRTEVMKLLDGSSKNQKSTRPHPPHDILVLNELIREYLDWIGYKYTSTVLMAECELPKQPIERTFLAQDLGVKENDKTKSSPLLISLVETFKTLKNT, translated from the exons ATGGCAACAGAAAAGGACTTGATCAATG ctgTGAGAGATTCTCTGGAGGCTGACGGCAAGCTGGGAAGCATGAAGGCAGAAATGCGCACAGAAGTAATGAAGCTTCTGGATGGGTcaagcaaaaatcaaaaatccaCCCGTCCGCATCCTCCGCACGATATTTTGGTCCTTAATGAATTAATTCGCGAATACCTGGATTGGATTGGCTATAAGTACACTTCGACAGTATTGATGGCAG AATGTGAACTCCCAAAGCAGCCGATAGAGCGGACTTTCTTAGCACAAGATTTGGGAGTAAAGGAGAACGACAAGACGAAGAGTTCACCTTTGCTGATTAGTCTTGTGGAGACCTTTAAGACTCTCAAGAATACTTGA
- the LOC124297439 gene encoding E3 ubiquitin-protein ligase RBBP6 gives MSVHYKFKSTLDYDTVSFDGLHISVADLKKAIFHQKRIGKNTDFDLQITNAQTKEDYTDDNALIAKNTSLIIARVPLTIQQKRSWDRNEGPAVGNSKDESNLGRSVDLTRLDGSEEDKIRAMMTQSTQDYDPSNYMKIRGANQTGDVPPNYRCYKCHQPGHWIKNCPLGSNQEPIEIKKSTGIPRSFMVPVEGPLVPGAMMTPTGQYAVPAIDHQAYKEGKKERPPFSQEPEPVVEKLEIPEDLVCTICKDLLTDAVMIPCCGNSFCDECIRTFLLESEEHECPDCNEKDVSPETLIPNRFLRNAVSNFKNETGYAKRQSYRSAMQRAQAVILADQSKTESQQAATLTPPQVLPLQAQEVSQPMAVEPVPQQPQLDAIPQEFDLHRPPPVMSILPESTSESDLQSDSVTKLTTDEETEVPPPPGTEPLLPIPAIGSSPEREKERREPSVIDRDDHREDYRGERHSREQKRSFSRDSHSDRSNERGRRIENLRTVTEQRIVNRRRSLSPRRSHRGDYPPQSGPPPHVPNHSLPSKSYQRPPPGESHYPPPMQYDPGIRRSTEDRPGTPTVDEPHLHPPPTNTQPPLLPFPPGEDRVPAPNYNQPPPNMAPHNPPLLPDPYMGHRMPMYPHQQEPHYGPPRYERPPYQAPGFRPQQPPRGFTGPTRPLRGMHHVGYRGTQPPPPGMGRNIHNGNQPGVIDDPLEAFERMLREKDERDRRLGKHRRRSRSRSRTRSYSRSRSRSFGRRSPLLSRISRSRSPPPKRRSSRSPLPLRARSRTPKRRSRSRSFTISRSRSYSRSVSPRGSLPRDRDRDRDRDRERERERERERERERERERERERERERDRERDRDRDPPPRYRSPIRSPPRFQRDRDRDPRPRSREPRDSYNNYYNDSPANDYQFRDRDRDPLPRERPPPRYPARNPPPQHNIPPLLPHLGPGSHPPPLMSLGPSPLDRKDYYDSYNRYAGPPPQRFASPNREPPPKRFDDVAPPGTEGYYDLPPPGVDHLERPVKEDRDRLRISREREERERDHASKDLDLEDRDRLPIRDDRIRERDDRIRDREDRDRRGLEREREEREKIVPPPPRDREERGIREKDERDRREREREREREERHPQRDRREEERVVEKRDYDKDRYREDRDRYRGDDKNRGRDRDKRDRDYDPDRERHERYERHSVDRKRTRKSQSPIRPKSRNEAKDQTPEKVKRKEKDHDDKVDEKKKEKKIKDKKKKKDTDDKEKKKKKKKEREKDKEKKAALKEAAKDETLLKVNETEVPPIEEPIHVAEEIKPEPLEVEKIVPEKICEEAPIPIVTEEFEKKSLAINPEPPELKESTPECSEEPEFGANPPNPNFKPIPELKAETEPVDSLYGGLDDTEIKTLITEDYSLALEQQVKEEQEERVDNVEKSPKKDEFLAPVPELSKWERDETAEKSDSVPESPQEKVNTDEPKSTKVVTSEVLKRAENAIFQKAINAIRPIEIKKISESRKILYQNPEPKILDPEPPRKSVNVTINVGRNERNVEIAEPLKKAKLDRSKFKPVPESHSPTRLSAKERLGDKIEDDKERKVIPVKGFLDRHESKTESTSRSRSPRSGRERRISPLMERRIEPPLTVSNPERKVFLDERKRDRDRTDRPRDRNESRSERHESRSDRNESRGDRESRTDRGDIRMNRNETRSEARNESRNERNERERERDRKTRTPPIAYKRDDPMKMSFAKRKEDEEDKKKDKKIKEDRKRKKEHRSRSKSKDRKKRKEKKHKKDKEKSLEKKSKHKDESIIKEKSQAIAVKPVFENSTLLPTEVKKQRKNPRLVSDRKRSVLDEASFEPDYSATDSESDGEETKSTHVTVKKIKPDVTEPQKESEIKLVKKRVRSTSTEDDTSTTETSSSDSDSSDDSPKRKKRKRKKHKKRKSAKKESTTESDTNSDSSDSSSEEDKHRKKSKKSKSKNKPSKKKKKSKHK, from the exons ATGTCTGTACACTACAAGTTCAAGTCTACTTTAGACTATGACACCGTATCATTTGACGGCCTGCACATCTCTGTGGCAGACTTGAAAAAGGCAATCTTTCATCAGAAGCGTATTGGCAAAAATACAGATTTTGACCTGCAGATAACCAATGCCCAAACTAAAGAag aTTATACCGATGATAATGCTTTGATAGCAAAGAACACAAGCTTAATCATAGCTAGGGTCCCATTGACCATCCAACAAAAACGTTCTTGGGATCGGAACGAAGGACCAGCCGTTGGCAATTCGAAGGATGAATCAAATTTAGGCAGGTCAGTAGACCTAACGCGGCTCGATGGCTCGGAAGAAGATAAGATTCGTGCAATGATGACTCAATCGACTCAAGATTACGATCCGTCGAA TTACATGAAAATTCGAGGAGCTAATCAAACCGGTGATGTTCCTCCGAATTACCGCTGCTACAAGTGTCACCAGCCTGGTCATTGGATTAAAAACTGTCCGTTGGGCTCTAATCAAGAACCAATTGAGATTAAAAAGAGCACTGGGATTCCCAGAAGCTTTATGGTTCCTGTAGAGGGTCCGTTGGTACCAGGTGCTATGATGACACCAACGGGACAGTACGCCGTTCCAGCTATTGACCA CCAAGCCTataaagaaggaaagaaagaacggCCGCCTTTTTCCCAAGAACCAGAACCTGTCgtagaaaaattagaaattccAGAAGACCTGGTATGCACAATATGCAAAGATTTGTTAACAGACGCGGTGATGATACCATGTTGCGGGAATTCTTTCTGCGACGAAT GTATTCGAACTTTTCTGCTTGAATCAGAGGAGCATGAGTGTCCCGATTGCAACGAGAAGGATGTATCTCCTGAAACACTGATACCGAACAGATTTCTCAGAAATGCAgtctcaaatttcaaaaatgaaaccGGTTATGCCAAAAGACAGTCGTATCGATCAGCTATGCAAAGAGCACAAGCTGTTATACTGGCGGATCAATCGAAAACTGAGAGTCAACAGGCCGCTACTTTAACACCTCCTCAAGTTCTGCCATTACAGGCGCAGGAAGTTAGCCAACCGATGGCAGTTGAACCTGTTCCTCAACAGCCTCAATTAGATGCGATTCCTCAAGAATTTGACCTTCATCGTCCGCCACCAGTGATGTCCA TTCTTCCCGAGTCTACCTCAGAATCAGACTTGCAGAGTGATTCTGTAACAAAATTGACAACGGATGAAGAGACGGAAGTACCGCCGCCTCCAGGCACTGAACCTCTCCTACCAATACCTGCGATAGGAAGTTCACcagagagggagaaagaacGAAGGGAACCGTCGGTTATCGACAGAGACGATCACCGCGAGGATTACAGAGGAGAAAGGCATTCCAGAGAGCAAAAAAGAAGCTTCAGCAGGGACAGTCATAGCGACAG GAGTAACGAAAGAGGTCGCAGGATAGAAAATCTACGAACAGTCACCGAACAGAGAATAGTGAACCGGAGGAGATCCTTATCTCCTAGACGCTCACATCGCGGTGACTATCCCCCTCAGTCCGGACCTCCTCCACACGTCCCAAATCATTCTTTACCATCCAAATCATACCAGAGACCACCTCCTGGTGAAAGCCATTATCCACCGCCAATGCAGTATGATCCAGGCATTCGACGATCCACTGAAGACCGACCTGGCACTCCAACG GTCGACGAACCTCACCTACATCCCCCACCAACCAACACACAACCTCCGCTTCTGCCGTTTCCACCAGGTGAAGATCGCGTTCCTGCTCCGAACTATAATCAACCGCCGCCGAACATGGCTCCACACAATCCACCACTGTTGCCAGATCCTTACATGGGTCACAGAATGCCGATGTATCCGCATCAACAGGAACCGCATTATGGGCCACCAAGATATGAAAGACCTCCTTATCAGGCCCCTGGTTTCAGGCCTCAGCAGCCACCAAGGGGTTTCACAGGACCAACAAGACCTCTGCGTGGAATGCATCATG TTGGATATAGAGGAACCCAGCCACCGCCACCAGGAATGGGAAGAAACATTCACAATGGAAATCAACCTGG TGTGATTGATGATCCGCTTGAAGCTTTCGAAAGAATGCTTCGTGAAAAAGATGAGAGAGACAGAAGATTGGGTAAGCACAGAAGGCGATCGAGAAGTCGTTCTAGAACTCGTTCGTATTCGCGATCGAGGTCCAGATCTTTTGGCAGACGATCACCCTTGCTGTCTAGAATTAGCAGATCTCGAAGTCCTCCGCCTAAAAGACGTTCGTCCAGATCTCCTCTGCCGTTAAGAGCGAGAAGCCGTACTCCAAAACGACGATCCAGAAGCCGAAGCTTCACCATCAGCAG ATCCAGATCGTATTCGCGAAGCGTATCTCCGCGTGGTTCGTTACCGCGAGATAGAGACAGAGACAGAGATCGAGATCGGGaaagggagagggagagggagagggagagagaacgggaaagggagagagaaagggaaagagaaagggagcgggagagagacagagaaagggaTCGTGATCGTGATCCGCCACCGAGATATAGATCCCCAATTAGATCGCCACCGAG ATTTCAAAGAGACCGAGACAGAGATCCACGTCCTAGATCTCGGGAACCACGCGATAGTTATAACAACTACTACAATGATTCGCCAGCAAATGATTATCAGTTCCGGGACAGGGACCGAGATCCACTGCCAAGGGAAAGACCTCCACCCAGATATCCAGCCAGGAACCCACCCCCTCAACATAATATACCCCCACTGCTGCCGCATCTTGGACCCGGAAGTCATCCACCCCCGCTCATGTCGCTGGGCCCTTCGCCACTGGACAGGAAAGACTATTATGATTCCTACAACAG GTACGCAGGCCCTCCACCGCAACGCTTTGCTAGTCCTAATCGTGAACCGCCGCCAAAGAGATTCGACGATGTCGCACCGCCAGGAACCGAGGGTTATTATGACCTGCCACCACCCGGTGTTGATCACCTCGAGAGACCAGTGAAAGAAGATCGTGATAGATTGCGCATATCACGGGAGCGCGAAGAACGTGAGCGTGACCATGCGTCCAAAGATCTAGACTTGGAGGACAGGGACAGATTGCCGATTAGAGATGACag AATTCGAGAGCGTGACGATCGCATAAGAGATAGAGAGGACAGAGATAGAAGAGGGTTAGAAAgggaaagagaagagagagaaaagattGTCCCGCCACCTCCGAGAGATCGAGAGGAGAGAGGAATAAGAGAGAAGGATGAACGAGacagaagagaaagagaacgGGAGAGGGAGCGTGAGGAGAGACACCCACAAAGAGATCGCAGGGAGGAAGAAAGAGTAGTTGAGAAACGAGATTACGATAAAGACCG ATATCGAGAAGATAGAGATCGTTACAGAGGAGATGATAAAAATCGAGGACGAGATCGAGACAAACGTGATCGTGATTACGATCCAGATCGTGAACGTCACGAACGTTACGAGAGGCATTCGGTTGACAGAAAACGAACACGCAAGAGCCAGAGTCCAATTAGACCAAAGTCGAGGAACGAGGCTAAGGATCAAACGCCAGAAAAGgtaaagaggaaagaaaaagaccACGACGATAAAGTggatgagaagaagaaagaaaagaagataaaggacaagaagaagaaaaaggacaCTGATGataaagagaagaagaagaagaagaaaaaagagagagagaaagataaagagaaaaaagcaGCATTGAAAGAAGCGGCTAAAGATGAAACTCTGTTGAAAGTCAATGAAACTGAGGTCCCGCCTATCGAAGAACCAATCCATGTGGCGGAAGAGATTAAACCTGAGCCATtagaagtggaaaaaattgtgccAGAAAAGATTTGCGAAGAAGCTCCTATACCTATAGTGAccgaagaatttgaaaagaaatcttTGGCCATAAATCCTGAGCCACCAGAATTGAAGGAAAGTACACCCGAATGCTCAGAGGAGCCAGAATTCGGCGCGAATCCTCCAAATCCAAATTTCAAACCCATTCCCGAATTGAAAGCTGAAACTGAACCAGTGGATTCGTTGTATGGCGGACTGGACGatacagaaataaaaacattgatTACAGAAGATTATTCTCTAGCGCTTGAGCAACAGGTTAAAGAAGAACAGGAGGAACGAGTTGACAATGTCGAGAAATCGCCTAAAAAAGACGAATTCCTTGCACCTGTTCCTGAGTTATCTAAATGGGAAAGAGATGAGACAGCTGAAAAATCAGACAGCGTCCCTGAATCGCCACAAGAAAAGGTAAATACCGATGAACCCAAATCGACCAAGGTTGTAACATCAGAGGTACTGAAGCGTGCTGAGAATGCGATATTCCAAAAAGCTATCAATGCTATTAGACCTATAGAGATCAAGAAAATAAGCGAAAGTCGTAAAATATTGTATCAGAATCCTGAGCCAAAGATTTTGGACCCTGAGCCACCACGAAAAAGTGTAAACGTTACTATAAATGTTGGAAGGAATGAAAGAAATGTTGAAATCGCTGAGCCGTTGAAAAAAGCAAAGTTGGATCGGTCCAAGTTCAAACCCGTTCCTGAATCTCATTCGCCAACAAGGTTATCGGCGAAGGAGAGACTCGGCGATAAAATTGAAGatgataaagaaagaaaagtcaTTCCTGTCAAAGGATTCCTAGATCGACACGAATCTAAGACCGAAAGTACATCCAGAAGCAGATCACCTAGATCAGGCAGAGAAAGGAGGATTTCTCCATTGATGGAAAGGCGCATCGAGCCACCACTGACCGTCTCAAACCCAGAGCGTAAAGTCTTTTTGGATGAGAGAAAGAGGGATAGAGATAGAACCGACCGTCCAAGGGATAGAAATGAATCTAGAAGTGAACGTCACGAATCGAGGTCAGATAGAAATGAATCGAGAGGGGATCGAGAATCTAGAACAGACCGCGGGGACATTAGAATGAACAGAAATGAGACTAGAAGTGAGGCTAGAAACGAATCTAGAAATGAGAGAAATGAACGCGAGAGAGAGCGAGATAGGAAAACTCGCACCCCTCCGATAGCTTACAAACGAGATGATCCAATGAAGATGAGTTTTGCAAAGCGCAAAGAGGACgaagaagataaaaagaaGGATAAGAAAATCAAGGAAGACagaaaacgtaaaaaagaaCATAGAAGTAGAAGCAAATCCAAGGATCGCAAGAAACGCAAGGAAAAGAAACAcaaaaaagataaagaaaagtCTTTGGAGAAGAAATCGAAGCACAAAGATGAGTCAATCATTAAAGAAAAGTCACAAGCAATTGCAGTAAAACCggtgttcgaaaattcaactttattGCCCACGGAAGTAAAGAAGCAGAGAAAAAATCCAAGACTCGTCTCAGATCGGAAGCGCAGTGTTTTAGATGAGGCCAGTTTTGAACCTGACTATTCGGCTACAGATTCTGAATCTGATGGTGAGGAGACCAAGTCAACTCATGTtaccgtgaaaaaaattaaaccagACGTTACTGAGCCGCAAAAGGAGTCAGAAATTAAACTAGTGAAAAAACGTGTTCGTTCAACGAGTACTGAAGACGATACAAGTACAACTGAAACTTCATCATCGGATTCTGACAGTTCAGATGACTCCCCTaaaaggaagaagaggaagcgTAAGAAGCATAAAAAACGTAAGTCGGCTAAAAAAGAAAGCACAACCGAGTCTGATACAAACTCAGATTCGTCAGATTCCAGTTCGGAGGAAGATAAACAcaggaaaaaatcaaagaaatcgaaaagtaaaaacaaaccttctaagaagaagaagaaatcaaAACACAAATGA